From the Halichoerus grypus chromosome 3, mHalGry1.hap1.1, whole genome shotgun sequence genome, one window contains:
- the LOC118525346 gene encoding proteasome subunit alpha type-1, with protein MFRNQYDNDVTVWSPQGRIHQIEYAMEAVKQGSATVGLKSKTHAVLVALKRAQSELAAHQKKILHVDNHIGISIAGLTADARLLCNFMRQECLDSRFVFDRPLPVSRLVSLIGSKTQIPTQRYGRRPYGVGLLIAGYDDMGPHIFQTCPSVNYFDCRAMSIGARSQSARSYLKRHMSGFMECNLNELVKHGLRALRETLPAEQDLTTKNVSIGIVGKDLEFTIYDDDDVSPLLEGLEERPQRKAQPAQPAEEPAEKADEPMEH; from the coding sequence ATGTTTCGCAACCAGTATGACAATGATGTCACTGTTTGGAGCCCTCAGGGCAGGATTCATCAAATTGAGTATGCAATGGAAGCTGTCAAGCAAGGTTCAGCCACAGTTGGTCTGAAATCAAAAACCCATGCAGTGTTGGTTGCATTGAAGAGAGCACAGTCAGAGCTTGCAgctcatcagaaaaaaattctccatgTTGACAACCATATTGGTATCTCAATTGCGGGACTTACTGCTGATGCTAGACTGTTATGTAATTTTATGCGCCAAGAGTGTTTGGATTCCAGATTTGTATTTGACAGACCTCTTCCTGTGTCTCGTCTTGTATCTCTAATTGGAAGCAAGACCCAGATACCAACACAACGATATGGCCGGAGACCATATGGTGTTGGGCTGCTTATTGCTGGTTATGATGATATGGGCCCTCACATTTTCCAAACCTGTCCATCTGTCAACTATTTTGACTGTAGAGCCATGTCCATTGGAGCCCGTTCTCAATCAGCTCGTTCTTACTTAAAGAGACATATGTCTGGGTTTATGGAGTGCAATTTGAATGAACTGGTTAAACATGGTCTGCGTGCCTTACGAGAGACGCTTCCTGCAGAACAGGACCTAACTACAAAGAATGTTTCCATTGGAATTGTTGGTAAAGACTTGGAGTTTACgatttatgatgatgatgatgtatctCCACTCCTGGAAGGTCTTGAAGAAAGACCACAGAGAAAAGCACAGCCTGCTCAACCTGCTGAGGAACCTGCAGAAAAGGCTGATGAACCGATGGAACATTAA